In Fluviicola taffensis DSM 16823, the following are encoded in one genomic region:
- a CDS encoding choice-of-anchor tandem repeat GloVer-containing protein, protein MSLLTLIDQTIMQKILTTLLLTQFYFLSFGQHEFWGTVSNGGDYGHGYIFKTDSVGGNLEVIHHFDSIHGKNPSELLVADNNKIYGTTAYGGQLAGNTIYSGGTLYEYDLSTNTFKVLQDFGPGNQTVPGTYPFGDGMRSLTLVSNARIYGQVRHGILATGNIFSCDLSTGMVSLALSVPSFQGEATNSTQGNRLNDALYKSSDGYLYGTTFANSQCPVTHPYHGTIIRIDPVTNAFSTRYLNPCSAVDGYKYLSGFTEYNGRLYSVSPTGGSANMGVIYAFQTSTNTYVKKHDFTGGVGGGYPKPMLQAANGQFYGLAGVGGIPEPNLPSGGGILYAFDPLTDQFVKKLDFLLQTGSYLEVGPHPFSIINGFEGKLYGVTRNGVFSYDPISNLTHPESRFPVGIGWGVPESPSLTAVCRKPAYIPFEAMNETRCAGTDFSFVLELGNNTESFVWKHNGVVDAAQIGTTLSFENLTSSDAGSWVAELTNLCGTTVTPVITLAVVDHAPATIVQEDATLYSTIAATYQWIDCDQDMAPVAGATSSTFIPAHNGQFAVITTNNGCQDTSVCFLVDNLGLEQTGSKGSISVYPNPVTTTLHIVSDVPVLSLQVMNTSGQTILKGESDVLNVSELQSGTYFLLIKTEFGEWYQWFVK, encoded by the coding sequence GTGAGTTTACTAACCTTAATTGACCAGACAATCATGCAAAAAATTCTTACTACTCTTTTGCTTACTCAGTTTTATTTTCTGTCTTTCGGGCAGCATGAATTCTGGGGCACTGTTAGTAACGGCGGCGATTATGGCCATGGTTATATTTTTAAAACCGATTCAGTTGGTGGAAATCTGGAGGTAATCCATCATTTTGACTCCATTCATGGAAAGAACCCATCGGAGTTACTTGTTGCGGATAACAATAAGATATATGGGACCACGGCATATGGTGGTCAACTTGCTGGCAATACCATTTATTCGGGAGGGACATTGTATGAGTATGACCTTAGTACAAATACCTTTAAGGTGCTGCAGGATTTTGGTCCGGGAAATCAAACAGTGCCTGGAACCTATCCTTTTGGTGATGGTATGCGAAGCTTAACTTTGGTTTCTAATGCACGAATTTACGGTCAGGTACGCCATGGTATTCTTGCTACCGGGAATATATTCTCTTGTGATCTTTCTACTGGGATGGTTAGCCTAGCTTTGAGCGTGCCTAGTTTTCAGGGTGAAGCAACAAACTCCACGCAGGGCAATCGTTTGAATGACGCGCTTTATAAATCAAGTGACGGGTATCTTTATGGAACCACGTTTGCTAATTCTCAATGTCCGGTTACGCATCCTTATCATGGTACGATTATCCGTATTGATCCAGTGACAAATGCTTTTTCAACCCGTTACCTAAACCCTTGTTCTGCGGTGGATGGTTATAAATACCTGAGTGGTTTTACAGAGTACAACGGCCGGCTTTATAGTGTAAGTCCTACCGGTGGATCAGCCAATATGGGGGTTATTTATGCTTTCCAAACGTCGACTAATACCTATGTGAAAAAGCATGATTTCACAGGTGGAGTTGGGGGTGGATACCCGAAGCCGATGCTTCAAGCAGCGAACGGACAATTTTACGGGCTTGCTGGTGTTGGTGGTATACCAGAGCCTAATCTTCCTTCTGGTGGAGGAATTTTATATGCGTTTGATCCTTTGACCGATCAATTTGTGAAAAAGCTTGATTTTCTTCTGCAAACTGGTTCGTATCTGGAAGTTGGTCCACATCCATTCAGTATAATTAATGGATTTGAAGGTAAACTTTATGGGGTAACCCGAAATGGTGTGTTTTCTTATGACCCGATCTCAAACTTAACACATCCTGAAAGTCGTTTCCCGGTTGGAATAGGATGGGGTGTTCCTGAGTCTCCTTCGCTTACTGCTGTTTGCCGCAAACCGGCTTATATTCCTTTTGAAGCAATGAATGAAACCCGTTGTGCCGGAACGGATTTTTCTTTTGTACTTGAATTAGGTAACAATACAGAGTCTTTTGTCTGGAAGCATAATGGAGTTGTGGATGCTGCACAAATTGGTACAACGCTCAGTTTCGAGAATCTCACTTCAAGTGATGCGGGAAGTTGGGTTGCAGAACTCACCAATTTATGTGGAACCACTGTCACACCGGTGATTACACTTGCGGTTGTTGACCATGCCCCTGCTACAATTGTACAGGAAGATGCTACTTTGTATTCCACGATTGCTGCTACTTATCAATGGATAGATTGCGATCAGGATATGGCTCCTGTTGCAGGCGCAACTTCTTCCACCTTCATACCTGCACACAATGGTCAATTTGCGGTGATTACAACAAATAACGGTTGCCAGGACACTTCTGTTTGTTTCCTGGTAGATAATCTCGGTCTGGAACAAACGGGATCAAAAGGTTCTATTTCTGTTTACCCTAATCCGGTGACAACAACATTACATATTGTATCCGATGTGCCAGTTTTATCACTTCAGGTAATGAATACGTCCGGGCAGACCATTCTGAAAGGAGAATCGGATGTGTTAAATGTATCTGAATTGCAGTCGGGGACTTATTTTCTTCTAATTAAAACAGAGTTCGGTGAATGGTATCAGTGGTTTGTGAAGTAA